The segment AACCACGTCGCCATCGAGTCGGCGTTCACCGCGAGCGGGATGCGCAGGCGCGCGCCCTCGTCGGCGGCCACGCCGAGCCGAGCCGCGGCGTCGTGCTGCAGCAGGCGCAGCTGCCGCGCCATGCGCGCCACGGCTTCGCCGGCGGGCGTCGATGTCGCGGGCCGACCGCGCACGACGAGCACGCGCCCGAGCTGCTGCTCGAGCTGCTTGACCCGCTGACTGACCGCCGAGGGGGTGATGTGCAGCACGCGTGCGGCCGCATCCATGCTTCCCTCGTCGAGGATCACGGCGACGGTCTCGGCCAGTTCGGGATCGATCCGCATGCGTCCAGGATAGGTGAAGCACTGCTTATGCAGCATCAGAAGACTTCGCTGCAGCTTCAGGACGACCGCTCTAGCGTGGAGACGTGACCAGCATGCTCTCCGGCCTCGCCCTCGGCCTCTCCCTCATCGTCGCCATCGGCGCGCAGAACGTCTTCGTGCTGCGGCAGGGACTGCGCCGCGAGCACGTGCTGCCGATCGTTCTCGTGTGCGCGCTGTCCGATGCGATCCTCATCTGCGTCGGCGTCGCGGGACTCGGCTTCCTCGTCGAGCGCGCGCCGTGGCTGCTCGTCGTCGCCCGCTGGGCCGGTGCCGCGTTCCTGATCGCGTATGGGTTGCTGGCCGCCCGCCGCGCATGGCGACCGAGCGGGGATGCGCTCCACGCCGATCCGCACGGGCAGGCCGACGCCGCACCGCCGACGGCGGGCGGAGCAACGACGACGGCGGCCCGCACGAGGCTGGCGCCGACCCTGCTCACCGTGCTCGCGCTGACCTGGCTCAACCCGCACGTCTACCTCGACACGGTGCTCACCCTGGGATCCATCGCCGCCACCCACGGCGCCGCGCGCTGGGTCTTCGCCGCCGGCGCGATCCTCGCCAGCATCGCCTGGTTCTCGGCCCTCGGCTTCGGCGCCCGCTACCTGGGTCGGTGGCTGAGGACCCCGCGCTCCTGGCGCATCCTCGACGCGGGGATCGCGGTGGTAATGGTCGGGCTCGGCATCAGCCTGGTCCTGCCCGTGCTGGCCTGATTCAACGCGAAAACTGGAGCATACCAGTCGATCACGATTCAGTAACGACCCGATGGAGTCATTGACGGTCGCCGCACGGAATGTCAGCATCGTCGTCACTACTGGTACTAACCACTTGGAGATGAGATGCGCAGCTCGCGAGCAATCGCAATCGGTGCGGCCTTCCTGACAGCGGTGTCGTTGGCTGGCTGCTCCGCGTCCGGCGGAGGCGACGACGCCAACGCCGACGGCACGGAGACCATCAAGATGGTCGCGTGGCCCGGGCCCGAGGGCGATGCGATGGCGAAGGTCATCGACGCCTACAACGACGGCCAGGGGAAGAAGGACAAGATCCATGTCGAGCTCGTCCTGCTCTCGCGCCAGGACACGTTCTCGAAGGAGACCGCCCTGATGGCGTCGAAGGACGGCGACCTCGACATCTACTGGACCGCGTCGTACAACGTCGGCCAGTTCTCGGGCTCCCTCGAGCCGCTGGAAGGGATCGACACCTCGAACTACTTCCCCGTGGCCGTGGACGGCCTCACCTACAAGGACGAGCTCTATGCCCTTCCGCTCGACGTGAGCAACCACTTCCTGCTCTACCGCACCGATCTGATCGACACACTCCTGAACGATCCCGCCGCGGCGGCGACGTACTCGGCGCTCGCCCAGGACATCCTCGGCGAAGCCCGCCAGCCCGTGCCGGCCGATCAGTGGGACCTCGATGACTTCCAGGTGATGGCGGCCTACTTCTCGACGTCGGCCAACCCGGCCTCGCCGACGCAGTACGGCACGATCCTGCAGGCCAAGAACCTCTTGTACAACACGATGATCTGGAACGACGTGCTCTGGGGGCTCGGCGGCTCCTGGACGGATGACGACGGCAAGGCCGCCATCGACACCGCCGAGGGCAAGGCCGCGGTGCAGCTGTACGCCGACATCTACAAGAACGGATGGACCTCGCCGGACAGCGCGCAAGCCGAGTTCCCGGAGACCCAAGCTGCGCTCCAGTCGGGCAATGTGGCGTTCGCGATCCAGTGGTCGGCGGCCTTTGCCGCGCTCAACGACCCCGAGCAGTCGCCGGACATCGCCGGGAAGATCGGGATCGCGCCGGTGCCCGGCGGCCAGACCCACGTGCACGCGCTGTCGCTGTCGCTGAACAAGTACGGCGACAGCCAGGATGCCGCCAAGACGGTGCTCTCCTACCTCGCGACCACGGACGCCATGACCGCGTACGCGCAGGCCGGCGGCATCCCCGCGATGCCCGAGGTGCTCAAGGCGAACGTCGACCTCAACCCCGCCTTCAACGAGGTCGCGACGAGCATCGCCGACTACGGCTACGCCGAGCCTGTCTTCCCGAAGACCTTCCAGGCGTACAGCAAGCTCGCCGAGGACCTCAGCGGCGCCTGGGTGGGACAAACGTCGGTCGACGACGCGGTCGAGACGGCCAACGCGAACCTGCAGGAGCTGCTCGACCAATGACCGGTTCGGCCCTGACGCCGACGGCGGTGCGCACGCACCGCCGTCGGCGGTCGCTCACCGCTCTGCTGCTGGCATCGCCGCTGCTCGTCTTCGCCGCGGTGTTCGTCCTCTACCCGCTGATCACCGGCGCGCTCACCGCCTTCCAGGCCAGCACGCTGCTGGATCAGTCCAACGAGTTCAACGGCGTGGACAACTTCGTCTCGCTGTTCAAGAACGACGGCTTCCTACGCTCGGCCGGGTTCACCGTGGGCTTCGCCGTCGTCGTCGTGGCCTTCGAGATGCTGCTCGGCTTCGCGCTCGCCCTACTCATGAACCGGGCCTTCCCCGGCAAGAAGCTCTTCTTCACGCTCGTCCTCCTGCCGATCATGGTCGCCCCGGCGCTGCTCGGCATCATGTTCCGCCTGCTGCTCAATGGCGACATCGGCGCGGTTCCCGCCCTCCTCGAGCAGTTCGGGCTCAGCGTCTCGCTGTTCGCCCCGTCCTCGGTCGTCCCGTTGCTCGTCGTGCTCGACATCCTGCAGTGGACGCCTTTCACCTTCCTCATCATCTACGCGGGCCTGCAGTCCTTCCCCCGTGAACTGCTCGAGGCCTCCTCCGTGGATGGCGCAGGGCGATTCCGTTCGCTGTTCCACATCGTGCTCCCGACGCTCGCACCGGTGCTCTTCGCCGCATTCTTCCTGCGCATGATCGATGCCTTGCGCACCTTCGACGTCATCTACGTCCTCACCGCCGGCGGGCCGGGCACGACCACGACGACCGCGAGCATCTACATCTATAAGACGGCGTTCGAGGCCGGAGACTTCGGCAAGGCGGCCGCAGCCGCGCTGGTCATGCTTATCGTGCTCCTGCCGCTCGTGCCGTTCATCGTGCGGCGGATCGCCGCCCCTGGAAAGGACGGCGCCCGATGAGCACGCTCACCTCCGCCGTGCCCGGCACGGCGTCGCCCGTCTCGCCTGCAGGAAGGCCCCGCCGCCGGTCCGGATCAGGGCGCCGCTGGCTGTTCACCCTCGCTGTCGGCGCGATCGCGCTCCTGGTGAACATCCCGCTGTTCAACGCCATCCTGGTCAGCTTCAAGCCGAACGGCGAGATCGCGCAGAACCCACTCGGGCTGCCGGCCTCACCCACCCTCGACCACTACGCGAACGTGCTGTACGGGTCGGGGTACGACTTCCCCCGGTTCTTCCTCAACTCCACCCTCATCGCGCTCGGCACCGTCCTTCTCGTTCTCGTCATCGCAATCCCGGCGACGTACGCGATCATCCGGCTCGGCTTCGGCGGATCGTTCATCCTCAACGCCGCCTCGGGTCTGCGGCTGCTGCCTGCGATCTTCTTCATCGTGCCGTTCTTCCTGCTCTTCTCTCTCCTGGGACTTCAGGACACCATCCAGGGCCTGATCGCGGCGAACGCCTTCCTCAACCTTCCGCTGGCCGTGATCCTGCTCGCCTCGGGGCTGCGCGACATCCCACTGGAGATCGAGGAGGCGGCCTCCGTCGACGGGGCGGGCGTCTTGCGCACCCTGCTCAGCGTCGTCACGCCGATGCTGGCTCCCACGATCGTCGCCACCGCGGTGCTGGTGTTCATCTTCTCCTGGAACGACTACTTGTTCGCCCTCGTGCTGTCCACTACCGATGCGACGCCGGTGACCCTGGGCGCGGCGAACTTCGTCACGAGCACGGGCATCCGCTGGGGCGACATCTCCGCCGCATCCTTCCTGTCGACGCTGCCGCCCCTGGTGTTCGCCGTCTTCGCCCAGAAGTACCTCGTGAGCGGCCTGTCCGCGGGCGCGGTCAAAGGCTGAGCGAAGGATAATCGCCCCATGGCGTACAAGTACGAGACCGTCGCCGCCGACATCCGCGCAATGGTCGCCTCATCCCTCTCACCGCACCAGGCCATCCCGTCTGAGCGCGAGCTCGAGGCGACCCACGGAGTGAGCCGGCTGACCATCCGCCACGCGATCGCCACGCTGATCGACGAGGGACTCCTCTACAACGTGCACGGCTCGGGCACCTTCGTCGGCTCGCCGACGCTGTTCTCGAAGACGCCGAAGCTGACCTCGTTCACGGAGGACATGAAGAGCAGAGGTCACGAGGCGTCCTCGCGCCTGCTCACGATGTCGCGCGAACCGGCGTCGACGGAGACCGCGCACGCGCTCGGCATCCCCGCAGGCACGGAGTGCGCACGTCTGCGACGCCTGCGCCTCGCCGACGGCGAACCGATCGCCGTCGAAGACGTGCGCGTTCCCGGTCCGCTGCTGGACATCGAGGAGTTCACCTCGACGTCCTCGCTCTACGAGGTCCTGGCCGACGCCGGGCACGAGGTTTACCGCGCCGAGCAGGAGATCAAGGCCATCGCGCTCGATGAGGAAGCCGCGCACCTGCTGCGGGTTCCGTTGGGCACGCCGGCGCTCGGGGTGTCGCGGGTGAGCTCGGACAGACGCGGGCGCAGCATCGAGTACGCGTTCACCCTGTACCGGGCCGACCGTTACACTTTCCAGCTCGCCGTCACCCGCGAGGCCGACAAATGAGCCTCATCCTCGGCGTCGACATCGGCGGCACCAAGATCGCCGCCGGTGTCGTCGACGACGACGGAGAGATCCTCGACCGTCGGGTCTGCCCGACCCCCTCGCGCAAGGGCGGATCCGCCGTGATCGCGGCGGTCCTCGCCGTGACGCTGTCACTTCGGGAGGCCAACCCGATCCATGCGATCGGCGTCGGTTCGGCCGGGGTGATCGACCCCTCGAACGGCAGTGTGCTCTCGGCCACGGACAGCATCGCCGACTGGGCGGGAACGCCACTGCGAGGGCTGCTCCACGAGGCTGCGGGCCTGCCCGTCGCCGTGTGCAACGACGTGCATGCGCACGCGCTCGGTGAAGCGGTGCACGGCGCCGGGCGTGGTCATCGGTCGATGATCATGATGGCCGTGGGAACCGGGCTCGGCGGCGCCCACGTCGTCGACGGCGCCATGTTCACCGGCGTGCACGGCGCCGCCGGGCATTTCGGCCATATCCCCGTCGACGGAGCGGAGGGGGTCGTGTGCCCGTGCGGACGCACCGGGCATCTCGAATCGATCTGCTCGGGTCCTGCACTGTTCGCGCTCTACCGCTCTCTCGGCGGCGACCCCGCTGTACCGGGCGCACCGGAGATCCTTGCCCGCGTCGAGGACGACCCGGTCGCCGCCGACGCCGTCGCCCGCTCCGCCACCGCTCTCGGACGCGTCGCGGGCGGTCTGGTCAATGCCCTCGACGCGGATGCCGTGGTCCTCTCCGGCGGCCTGGGGCTCGCCGCCGATCCGTGGTGGTCGAGCATGGAGGCCGCACTGCGCGCCACAACGATCCCCCTGCTCTCCGAGGTGCCCGCGCTGCGGGCGGAACTCGGCAACGACGCCGCGATCGTGGGGGCTGCCCATCATGCGCGCTCCGTCATGGAAGGACCCCGATGATCGAATCGCTGCACCGCGGCCTGATCGTGTCGTGCCAGGCGTACCCCGGCGAGCCGCTGCGGGATGCACGCGCCATGGCGCTGATCGCCCAGTCCGCCGCACGGGGCGGCGCCGTCGGCATCCGAGCCCAGGGCCTCGCCGATGTCCGCGCCATCCACGAGGCCGTCGATCTGCCGCAGATCGGGCTCTGGAAGGTCTCGGGAGACGACGTGTTCATCACGCCCACCCTGCATCATGCCCTCGACGTCGTCGACGCCGGAGCGGAGATCGTCGCGATCGACGGAACCCGGCGCCCGCGACCGGACGGGCTCACCCTCGCCGAGACGATCGCCCGCATCCACGAGCGCACCGGCGCCCTGGTGATGGCGGATGCCGGAAGCCTCGACGACGCCAGGGCCGCCGAAGACGCCGGAGCGGACATCGTCGGCACGACGCTGGCCGGCTACACCGACGAACGGGAGAAGACCGACGGACCCGATCTGGAGCTGCTGGCGGCATGCGTCGAGGCGCTGACGACACCGGTGTTCGCTGAGGGACGCATCCGCACCCCCGCCCAGGCGCGGAAGGCGCTCGATGCGGGCGCGTACGCCGTGGTCGTGGGAACGGCGATCACCCATCCGACGTCGATCACGTCCTGGTTCGCGCAGGAGCTCGCCGACGCCTGACTCATCAGATACGCGAAGAACCCCGGCCCTTGCGGACCGGGGTTCTTCGACGAGTCAGGCTCAGATGGCGTTGACGTCCAGCGGGATGCCGGGGCCGAACGTGGTCGACACGGCGCCCTTCTGGATGTAACGACCCTTCGCGCTCGACGGCTTCAGTCGCACGATCTCCTCGAGCGCCACCGAGATGTTCTCGTTCAGCTGCTCGGCCGAGAACGAGGCCTTGCCGACGACGAAGTGCACGTTGGCGTGCTTGTCGACGCGGAACTCGATCTTTCCGCCCTTGATGTCCTCGACGGCCTTGGCCGGGTTCGGGGTCACAGTGCCGGTCTTCGGGTTCGGCATCAGGCCGCGCGGGCCCAACACCTTGCCGAGACGACCGACCTGGCCCATGAGCTCGGGGGTCGAGACGGCGGCGTCGAAGCCGGTCCAGCCGCCGGCGACCTTCTCGATGAGCTCGGCGCCGCCGACCTCATCTGCGCCCGCGGCGATCGCGGCCTCAGCCGCGGGGCCGGTGGCGAACACGATGACGCGGGCGGTCTTGCCGGTGCCGTGCGGGAGGATGACGGTGCCGCGCACCATCTGGTCGGCCTTGCGGGGGTCGACGGCGAGCTTCAGCGCGACCTCGACGGTCGAGTCGAACTTCGCCGAGCCGGTCTCGCGTGCGAGCGCGACGGCCTCGGTGGGCGTGTAGAAGCGATCCGCCTCGATCTTCGCGACGGCGTTGCGGTATGCCTTGGACTTGGTAGCCATGTTCTTCTCCCTCAGCCCTCGACCGTGATGCCCATGGAACGGGCGGTGCCGGCGATGATCTTCGACGCGGCCTCGACATCGTTCGCGTTGAGGTCGGCCTTCTTGGTCTCGGCGATCTCGCGGACCTGGTCCATCGTGATCTTGCCGACCTTGACGGTGTGCGGCGTGGCCGAGGCCTTCTGCACGCCGGCGGCCTTCTTGATGAGCTCCGCGGCGGGCGGGGTCTTCAGGACGAAGGTGAAGCTGCGGTCCTCGTAGACGGTGATCTCCACGGGGATGACGTTGCCACGCTGCGACTCGGTCGCGGCGTTGTACGCCTTGCAGAACTCCATGATGTTGACGCCGTGCTGACCGAGCGCGGGCCCGATCGGCGGCGCCGGGTTGGCGGCTCCGGCGTTGATCTGGAGCTTGATCAGGCCGGTCACCTTCTTCTTGGGTGCCATGCTGTTTCCTTTCATCGAGCGGATGCCTCGGGCATCCCTCTCCCGCAGATCCGGCATCTCCGGACCGCGGTGCTGAGTGCGGGCGCGCGAAACGCGCACGCAAACCACGTAAGTCTACCCGACTCATCCCCTTACCGCGAAACGACGACTGTGTCCCGAGACCCCGCGAAAATCGCGGGGTCTCGGGACGCAGATGCAGTCCCGCGGGGAGAAGAGTCAGACCATCTTGGTGACCTGGTCGAACGACAGCTCGACCGGGGTCTCGCGCTCGAACAGCGACACGAGCACGGTGAGCTTGCCGCTCTCCGGCTTGATCTCGCTAATCGTGCCGGGCAGGCCCGCGAACGAGCCCTCCTTGATCGTGATGGTCTCGCCGACCTCGAAGTCGACCTCGGCGGGCAGCGGGCGGGCGACCGCCGTGCCGCCCTTGGCTGCGACGGCCTTGGCGGTCGGCACGTCCTTGACCTCGACGAGCGACTTCAGCATGTTGAAGGCCTCTTCGAAGCGCAAGGGCGTGGGGTTGTGCGCGTTGCCGACGAAACCGGTGACGCCGGGCGTGTGACGCACGACCGACCAGGTGTCCTCGTTGAGTTCCATGCGCACGAGCACGTAGCCCGGGATGCGCACGCGCGTGACCATCTTGCGCTGGCCGTTCTTGATCTCGACGACGTCCTCCATGGGGACCTCGATCTGGTAGATGTCGTCCTCGACCTCGAGCGTCGACTTGCGCTGCTCGATGTTGGCCTTCACCTTGCGCTCGAAGCCGGCGTAGGAGTGGATGACGTACCACTTGCCGGGGAGCATGCGCAGGTCGGCGCGGAACTCCGCGTAGGGGTCGGCCTCGTCATCGGCCTCATCCGCATCCGCGTTCACGTCGGGGCCGTCGTAGGGCGCGATCTCGTCGGCCGCGGCGGCCTCGATGTCGGCGGCCTCCTCGGCCGCGGCGTCGTTGAGGACGTCGGCGGCGGCTTCGGTCTCCGCCGTCTCGTCCAGGTTCAGAGCGTCATTCACGATCGCGTCCGCCTCCGGGTCTTCGATGTCGATGTCTTCGTCTGCGTCGTCCTGCTCGCCGTCTCCCTCGACGTGGAGAGCCGTCTGCTCGGCCGCGGTGACGGAGCGCTCCTCGGCGGCGAGCGTGTCGCCCTCCTGCGCTTCGTCTTCTTCGCTGGACTGCTCGGCCGCGGTGGCCCAGTCGGCGTCGTCGGAGAATCGTTCGGACACTGGTTCTTCTTTCCCTCTTCGGCTGCGGTGCGGACGGGTCAGCTGCCCGGAACCCCGAAGACCTGCGTGGCGAGCCACGAGAAGAGCATGTCGAGGCCGTACACGATGCCCATCATCACGACGACGAAGGCCAGCACGACGAGGGTGTACCGGATGAGCTCCTTGCGCGTGGGCGTGACCACCTTGCGGAGCTCGGCGATCACCTGGCGGAAGAACAGCACGATGCGGCCGAAGAAGCCGAGCTTCTTGCCGCCGGCGCCGCCGCTCGCTGCGGAGACCACAGCGCCCGATGCGTCCTGAACCATCCTCAATACACCTTTCGTGTGCCAGCTGCGAGCTGACGCGCAGGGCGGACAGGAATCGAACCTGCAACCTGCGGTTTTGGAGACCGCTGCTCTGCCAATTGAGCTACCGCCCTAGAGACCGGAGCCTCTCGGTCGCATCCCTCCACAGCTCCCGGATGCCGGGCACGGCGAAAGAATGCAGTTAAGTACTGCGTGCTCCAGTGTACGGCATGGCATCGGCGCCCGCCGAACCGGCGGCGACCCGGGCATGGCGCCCGGAGGCAGCATCAGAACAGCTGACGCCAGTTCGCCTTGGCGAGATCGAGCAGCTCGTCGCCCCGGCCCGACAGCACGGTGCGGATCGCGTACAGCGCGAATCCCTTGACCTGCTCGGCGCTGATCGCCGGCGGCATCGACAGCTCCTGCCGCTCGGTCACCACATCCAGCAGCGCCGGCCCGTCGTGCTCGAGCACCTCGCGCAGCGCCTCGGGCAGCTCGTCGGAGCGATCCACCCGCCGCGCGAAGATCCCGCACGCCTCCGCAACGGCGGCGAAATCGGGATTGTGCAGATCCGTGCCGTAGTTGACGAAGCCCGCGGCCTTCATCTCCAGCTCGACGAAGTTGAGCGAGGAGTTGTTCACGACGATCGTCTTGACCGGCAGACGGTTCTGCGTGAGCGAGATGAGCTCGCCCATCATCATCGTCAGCCCGCCGTCTCCGGCCAGGGCGACCACCTGCCGATCCGGCAGCGACGCCTGGGCTCCCATCCCCTGCAGCAGCGCGTTGGCCATCGAGCCGTGCGTGAACGAGCCGATCAGGCGTCGCCGGCCGTTCATCGTGAGGTACCGCGCGGCCCACACCGTGGGCGAAC is part of the Microbacterium pseudoresistens genome and harbors:
- a CDS encoding LysE/ArgO family amino acid transporter, with product MLSGLALGLSLIVAIGAQNVFVLRQGLRREHVLPIVLVCALSDAILICVGVAGLGFLVERAPWLLVVARWAGAAFLIAYGLLAARRAWRPSGDALHADPHGQADAAPPTAGGATTTAARTRLAPTLLTVLALTWLNPHVYLDTVLTLGSIAATHGAARWVFAAGAILASIAWFSALGFGARYLGRWLRTPRSWRILDAGIAVVMVGLGISLVLPVLA
- a CDS encoding ABC transporter substrate-binding protein; translation: MRSSRAIAIGAAFLTAVSLAGCSASGGGDDANADGTETIKMVAWPGPEGDAMAKVIDAYNDGQGKKDKIHVELVLLSRQDTFSKETALMASKDGDLDIYWTASYNVGQFSGSLEPLEGIDTSNYFPVAVDGLTYKDELYALPLDVSNHFLLYRTDLIDTLLNDPAAAATYSALAQDILGEARQPVPADQWDLDDFQVMAAYFSTSANPASPTQYGTILQAKNLLYNTMIWNDVLWGLGGSWTDDDGKAAIDTAEGKAAVQLYADIYKNGWTSPDSAQAEFPETQAALQSGNVAFAIQWSAAFAALNDPEQSPDIAGKIGIAPVPGGQTHVHALSLSLNKYGDSQDAAKTVLSYLATTDAMTAYAQAGGIPAMPEVLKANVDLNPAFNEVATSIADYGYAEPVFPKTFQAYSKLAEDLSGAWVGQTSVDDAVETANANLQELLDQ
- a CDS encoding carbohydrate ABC transporter permease, giving the protein MTGSALTPTAVRTHRRRRSLTALLLASPLLVFAAVFVLYPLITGALTAFQASTLLDQSNEFNGVDNFVSLFKNDGFLRSAGFTVGFAVVVVAFEMLLGFALALLMNRAFPGKKLFFTLVLLPIMVAPALLGIMFRLLLNGDIGAVPALLEQFGLSVSLFAPSSVVPLLVVLDILQWTPFTFLIIYAGLQSFPRELLEASSVDGAGRFRSLFHIVLPTLAPVLFAAFFLRMIDALRTFDVIYVLTAGGPGTTTTTASIYIYKTAFEAGDFGKAAAAALVMLIVLLPLVPFIVRRIAAPGKDGAR
- a CDS encoding carbohydrate ABC transporter permease, whose amino-acid sequence is MSTLTSAVPGTASPVSPAGRPRRRSGSGRRWLFTLAVGAIALLVNIPLFNAILVSFKPNGEIAQNPLGLPASPTLDHYANVLYGSGYDFPRFFLNSTLIALGTVLLVLVIAIPATYAIIRLGFGGSFILNAASGLRLLPAIFFIVPFFLLFSLLGLQDTIQGLIAANAFLNLPLAVILLASGLRDIPLEIEEAASVDGAGVLRTLLSVVTPMLAPTIVATAVLVFIFSWNDYLFALVLSTTDATPVTLGAANFVTSTGIRWGDISAASFLSTLPPLVFAVFAQKYLVSGLSAGAVKG
- a CDS encoding GntR family transcriptional regulator; this translates as MAYKYETVAADIRAMVASSLSPHQAIPSERELEATHGVSRLTIRHAIATLIDEGLLYNVHGSGTFVGSPTLFSKTPKLTSFTEDMKSRGHEASSRLLTMSREPASTETAHALGIPAGTECARLRRLRLADGEPIAVEDVRVPGPLLDIEEFTSTSSLYEVLADAGHEVYRAEQEIKAIALDEEAAHLLRVPLGTPALGVSRVSSDRRGRSIEYAFTLYRADRYTFQLAVTREADK
- a CDS encoding ROK family protein, with product MSLILGVDIGGTKIAAGVVDDDGEILDRRVCPTPSRKGGSAVIAAVLAVTLSLREANPIHAIGVGSAGVIDPSNGSVLSATDSIADWAGTPLRGLLHEAAGLPVAVCNDVHAHALGEAVHGAGRGHRSMIMMAVGTGLGGAHVVDGAMFTGVHGAAGHFGHIPVDGAEGVVCPCGRTGHLESICSGPALFALYRSLGGDPAVPGAPEILARVEDDPVAADAVARSATALGRVAGGLVNALDADAVVLSGGLGLAADPWWSSMEAALRATTIPLLSEVPALRAELGNDAAIVGAAHHARSVMEGPR
- a CDS encoding N-acetylmannosamine-6-phosphate 2-epimerase, which gives rise to MIESLHRGLIVSCQAYPGEPLRDARAMALIAQSAARGGAVGIRAQGLADVRAIHEAVDLPQIGLWKVSGDDVFITPTLHHALDVVDAGAEIVAIDGTRRPRPDGLTLAETIARIHERTGALVMADAGSLDDARAAEDAGADIVGTTLAGYTDEREKTDGPDLELLAACVEALTTPVFAEGRIRTPAQARKALDAGAYAVVVGTAITHPTSITSWFAQELADA
- the rplA gene encoding 50S ribosomal protein L1, which translates into the protein MATKSKAYRNAVAKIEADRFYTPTEAVALARETGSAKFDSTVEVALKLAVDPRKADQMVRGTVILPHGTGKTARVIVFATGPAAEAAIAAGADEVGGAELIEKVAGGWTGFDAAVSTPELMGQVGRLGKVLGPRGLMPNPKTGTVTPNPAKAVEDIKGGKIEFRVDKHANVHFVVGKASFSAEQLNENISVALEEIVRLKPSSAKGRYIQKGAVSTTFGPGIPLDVNAI
- the rplK gene encoding 50S ribosomal protein L11 — protein: MAPKKKVTGLIKLQINAGAANPAPPIGPALGQHGVNIMEFCKAYNAATESQRGNVIPVEITVYEDRSFTFVLKTPPAAELIKKAAGVQKASATPHTVKVGKITMDQVREIAETKKADLNANDVEAASKIIAGTARSMGITVEG
- the nusG gene encoding transcription termination/antitermination protein NusG — its product is MSERFSDDADWATAAEQSSEEDEAQEGDTLAAEERSVTAAEQTALHVEGDGEQDDADEDIDIEDPEADAIVNDALNLDETAETEAAADVLNDAAAEEAADIEAAAADEIAPYDGPDVNADADEADDEADPYAEFRADLRMLPGKWYVIHSYAGFERKVKANIEQRKSTLEVEDDIYQIEVPMEDVVEIKNGQRKMVTRVRIPGYVLVRMELNEDTWSVVRHTPGVTGFVGNAHNPTPLRFEEAFNMLKSLVEVKDVPTAKAVAAKGGTAVARPLPAEVDFEVGETITIKEGSFAGLPGTISEIKPESGKLTVLVSLFERETPVELSFDQVTKMV
- the secE gene encoding preprotein translocase subunit SecE; amino-acid sequence: MVQDASGAVVSAASGGAGGKKLGFFGRIVLFFRQVIAELRKVVTPTRKELIRYTLVVLAFVVVMMGIVYGLDMLFSWLATQVFGVPGS